The proteins below are encoded in one region of Aquisphaera giovannonii:
- a CDS encoding LptF/LptG family permease has translation MRILDRERYWAFLKAYMTCYISLVGLYVVIDAFSNIDEFMKRCEGFPELMKAMGRYYLIHQAAYFDMLGGVISMMAAIFTVTWMQRNNEHLAMLAAGVSTHRAIRPVLVSSVLVSGLAVSNKEVIIPRFAEDLQKSHDDDGTRNVTAIPSRRDERGVVLSGLEAVRSKQTLVGRVNATIPEDIYGKLRELEGQQATYIPEGMSRAPMRGGWLFRGATLRPDIEPEQLEPDASILTLVKDEAGFPPQHGPGILPGRTYFLRTSLTFKAMTRKPDWYQYASLGELFDGMADPASEGTERNDITVEIHQRFLKPLLSLTLLFMTLPLVLGSYGKNMFIGLGMSLGNSAMFYGLVIACAYLGTNAVLPAALACWLPLFAFGLLATWRWDIIRT, from the coding sequence GTGCGAATCCTCGACCGCGAGCGGTACTGGGCCTTCCTGAAGGCGTACATGACCTGCTACATCTCCCTCGTGGGGCTGTACGTCGTCATCGACGCATTTAGCAACATTGATGAGTTCATGAAGCGCTGCGAGGGCTTCCCGGAGCTCATGAAGGCGATGGGCCGGTACTACCTGATCCACCAGGCGGCCTACTTCGACATGCTCGGCGGCGTGATCAGCATGATGGCGGCGATCTTCACCGTGACCTGGATGCAGCGGAACAACGAGCACCTGGCGATGCTCGCCGCCGGGGTGAGCACGCACCGGGCCATCCGCCCGGTCCTCGTCTCCTCGGTGCTCGTCAGCGGCCTGGCGGTCTCCAACAAGGAGGTCATCATCCCGCGCTTCGCGGAGGACCTCCAGAAGTCGCACGACGACGACGGCACGCGGAACGTGACGGCGATCCCGAGCCGCCGCGACGAGCGGGGCGTCGTGCTCTCCGGCCTGGAGGCGGTCCGTAGCAAGCAGACGCTCGTGGGCCGCGTCAACGCGACGATCCCGGAGGACATCTACGGGAAGCTCCGCGAGCTCGAGGGCCAGCAGGCGACGTACATCCCGGAGGGCATGTCGCGGGCGCCGATGCGCGGGGGCTGGCTCTTCCGGGGCGCCACGCTGAGGCCGGATATCGAGCCCGAGCAGCTCGAGCCGGACGCCTCCATCCTCACCCTGGTCAAGGACGAGGCCGGATTCCCGCCCCAGCACGGCCCGGGCATCCTGCCGGGCCGGACGTACTTCCTGAGGACTTCGCTCACGTTCAAGGCGATGACGAGGAAGCCGGACTGGTACCAGTACGCCTCCCTCGGCGAGCTGTTCGACGGCATGGCCGACCCGGCCAGCGAGGGGACCGAGCGGAACGACATCACGGTGGAGATCCACCAGAGGTTCCTCAAGCCGCTCCTCAGCCTCACCCTGCTGTTCATGACGCTGCCGCTGGTGCTGGGGAGCTACGGGAAGAATATGTTCATCGGCCTGGGGATGTCGCTGGGGAATTCGGCGATGTTCTACGGCCTGGTGATCGCCTGCGCGTACCTCGGCACCAACGCGGTGCTCCCCGCGGCGCTCGCCTGCTGGCTCCCCCTCTTCGCCTTCGGCCTGCTGGCGACCTGGCGGTGGGACATCATCCGGACCTGA
- a CDS encoding LptF/LptG family permease — protein sequence MKILQRYVCGEVLRSFLLSLLTMSAIFVLFMVAAEAMRSKLLTPSDIAELVPYVIPSTLPYTIPVSLLFSVTVVYGRIAGDNEVIAVKASGLSVMTVIWPTLFLAAALSGVLIYVSRGWIPISAHNAKMVIFKDVEDTFYKLLKRDREFNNRDWPFFIKVKDVEGRVMHDAIFKKRAKRKDNSDTFSAAVHARSAEMHFDFENRMVRVTLDKAEVQNYGEKEEDVMLINDEVLEIPMPQDNKKAMQRAVQEYTNAEIDAELMESRKKLESDRKREAIRTAFQFATGRYDEVAWASVQRAQVESTYYKRRINELETEKQQRTSMALGSLLFAILGTPVGILFAKRDFLSAFISCFVPIITVYYPLILFGVNMGKEGTMEPWKALWIGNLVLGVLAVWVYPRVIKY from the coding sequence GTGAAAATCTTGCAGCGCTATGTCTGCGGGGAAGTGCTCCGCTCCTTCCTGCTGTCGCTCCTCACCATGAGCGCGATCTTCGTGCTCTTCATGGTGGCCGCGGAGGCCATGAGGAGCAAGCTCCTCACGCCGAGCGACATCGCGGAGCTGGTCCCCTACGTCATCCCGAGTACCCTGCCCTACACCATCCCCGTCTCGCTCCTGTTCTCCGTGACCGTCGTCTATGGCCGGATCGCGGGGGACAACGAGGTGATCGCGGTCAAGGCGTCCGGCCTGAGCGTCATGACCGTCATCTGGCCGACGCTCTTCCTGGCCGCCGCGCTGAGCGGCGTCCTCATCTACGTCAGCCGCGGGTGGATCCCCATCAGCGCGCACAACGCGAAGATGGTGATCTTCAAGGACGTGGAGGACACCTTCTACAAGCTCCTGAAGCGGGACCGCGAGTTCAACAACAGGGACTGGCCGTTCTTCATCAAGGTGAAGGACGTCGAGGGCCGGGTCATGCACGACGCCATCTTCAAGAAGCGGGCCAAGCGCAAGGACAACTCCGACACCTTCAGCGCGGCGGTCCACGCCCGCAGCGCCGAGATGCACTTCGATTTCGAGAATCGAATGGTCCGCGTGACTCTCGACAAGGCGGAGGTGCAGAACTACGGCGAGAAAGAAGAGGACGTCATGCTGATCAACGACGAGGTCCTGGAGATCCCGATGCCCCAGGACAACAAGAAGGCGATGCAGCGTGCCGTCCAGGAGTACACGAACGCAGAGATCGACGCGGAACTCATGGAGTCTCGAAAGAAGCTGGAGTCCGACCGCAAGCGGGAGGCGATCCGCACGGCCTTCCAGTTCGCCACCGGGAGGTACGACGAGGTCGCGTGGGCGAGCGTCCAGAGGGCGCAGGTGGAGAGCACGTACTACAAGCGACGCATCAACGAGCTCGAGACCGAGAAGCAGCAACGCACGTCGATGGCGCTGGGGAGTCTGCTGTTCGCGATCCTGGGGACGCCCGTGGGCATCCTCTTCGCCAAGCGGGACTTCCTCAGCGCGTTCATCTCGTGCTTCGTGCCGATCATCACCGTGTATTACCCGCTGATCCTCTTCGGCGTGAACATGGGCAAGGAAGGGACCATGGAGCCGTGGAAGGCCCTCTGGATCGGCAACCTCGTGCTCGGCGTGCTGGCCGTCTGGGTCTATCCGCGGGTGATCAAGTACTGA
- a CDS encoding aminotransferase-like domain-containing protein yields the protein MQTELDTLSEVARVPGESTDRRSPIQPPRSTPPIHLSQAAIRTSAPSITNLMRMALENPGIVSLAAGFVDQQSLPLEVASRAVGTLMADPVEGRRALQYGTTIGHPGLRTRLIERLERAEGVSAGSYREAIERTVVTTGSAQLIYLVCEALLDPGDIVLVESPTYFVFLGPVETRGGRAVRVPIDEGGLRIDALDQAFAKLQAEGQLDRVKFVYTIPEHANPTGISLATDRRKPLVELVRRWSGVAGRRIFLLEDAAYQGLSYGRREPGSLWALDPEGETVILARTFSKTLSPGVKIGYGILPKGLLEPILRLKGNHDFGSANFNQQLLEHALASGDYDRHVEHLRDLYGRKRDLFLEALGEALSGYGDRVRWTRPRGGLFVWMTLPEGVDSGFEGAFFANCLKHGVLYVPGEYAFAPEPGPVPRNHLRLTFGVPSEAELVEGTRRLAAALESSLSP from the coding sequence ATGCAGACCGAACTTGACACGCTGTCCGAGGTCGCTAGAGTGCCCGGCGAATCGACCGATCGCCGTTCCCCGATCCAGCCGCCGCGGTCGACGCCCCCGATTCACCTCAGCCAGGCCGCCATCCGGACGAGCGCCCCCTCGATCACCAACCTGATGCGGATGGCCCTGGAGAATCCGGGGATCGTGTCGCTCGCCGCCGGCTTCGTGGACCAGCAGTCCCTGCCGCTGGAGGTGGCGTCGCGTGCGGTCGGCACCCTGATGGCGGACCCGGTCGAGGGCCGGCGGGCGCTCCAGTACGGGACGACGATCGGCCACCCGGGGCTGAGAACGCGGCTGATCGAGCGACTCGAGCGGGCCGAGGGCGTATCGGCGGGATCTTATCGAGAGGCGATCGAACGAACGGTGGTCACGACCGGCTCCGCCCAGCTCATCTACCTGGTCTGCGAGGCCCTCCTGGACCCGGGCGACATCGTCCTGGTGGAGTCGCCGACGTATTTCGTCTTCCTCGGCCCCGTGGAGACCAGGGGCGGCCGGGCCGTGCGCGTGCCGATCGACGAGGGCGGCCTGCGCATCGACGCCCTCGACCAGGCCTTCGCGAAGCTGCAGGCCGAAGGCCAGCTCGATCGGGTCAAGTTCGTGTACACGATCCCGGAGCATGCCAACCCGACCGGGATCAGCCTTGCGACGGACCGCCGCAAGCCCCTGGTCGAGCTCGTCCGGCGTTGGTCCGGGGTCGCCGGGCGGCGGATCTTCCTGCTGGAGGATGCGGCGTACCAGGGCCTTTCTTACGGCCGGCGCGAGCCCGGGAGCCTGTGGGCCCTCGATCCCGAGGGCGAGACGGTCATCCTCGCCCGCACGTTCAGCAAGACCCTCAGCCCCGGCGTGAAGATCGGCTACGGCATCCTGCCCAAGGGGCTCCTCGAGCCGATCCTCAGGCTGAAGGGGAATCACGACTTCGGCTCGGCGAACTTCAACCAGCAACTGCTCGAGCACGCGCTGGCGAGCGGCGACTACGACCGCCACGTCGAGCACCTCCGGGACCTGTACGGGAGGAAGCGTGACCTCTTCCTCGAGGCGCTGGGCGAGGCGTTGTCGGGCTACGGGGATCGTGTCCGCTGGACCCGCCCCCGGGGCGGCCTCTTCGTCTGGATGACCCTGCCCGAGGGAGTCGACTCGGGCTTCGAGGGGGCCTTCTTCGCCAACTGCCTGAAGCACGGGGTGCTCTACGTGCCGGGCGAGTATGCCTTCGCGCCCGAGCCGGGCCCGGTGCCCAGGAACCACCTGCGGCTGACGTTCGGCGTACCCAGCGAGGCGGAACTGGTCGAGGGGACGCGCAGGCTCGCCGCCGCGCTGGAGTCGAGCCTGAGTCCTTGA
- a CDS encoding lysophospholipid acyltransferase family protein produces the protein MERRGLNVRKAVLKRALRCIRWLPLTTASNLVSGFGRLEWRLHRPLRQAFDDAVGEASRSLGCDWDVPRVSQELAGNQLLWRSRDMLLDGSSDERALAMFRVNGKEHLDAALAEGKGCIVLTSHFGAHMLPAHWMYRLNYPLRLYMERPRSVSRFMARRFGTDGPLAQDKLFISRKGESTDAAGSILRATRVLRSGMILFLAGDVRWSGQMTETASFLGRTMRFSTTWILLAAMSGAPVVVVTCPIGPDRRYDLEFRPAFRVPADVQKAGRIREWVERFLAIVEEQIRLHPTNSNDYLFWEDGKEDAS, from the coding sequence ATGGAACGACGCGGGTTGAACGTCCGGAAGGCGGTCCTGAAGAGGGCCCTGCGCTGCATCCGGTGGTTGCCGCTGACGACGGCCTCGAATCTCGTCTCGGGGTTCGGCAGGCTGGAATGGCGGCTGCATCGCCCGCTCCGCCAGGCCTTCGACGACGCCGTCGGCGAGGCCAGCCGGTCGCTCGGCTGCGACTGGGACGTCCCGCGCGTGAGCCAGGAACTGGCCGGCAATCAGCTCCTCTGGCGCTCCCGCGACATGCTCCTCGACGGCAGCTCGGACGAGCGGGCGCTCGCCATGTTCCGGGTCAACGGCAAGGAACACCTGGACGCTGCGCTCGCCGAGGGGAAGGGCTGCATCGTCCTGACCAGCCACTTCGGCGCACACATGCTGCCGGCCCACTGGATGTATCGGCTGAATTATCCGCTCCGGCTCTACATGGAGAGGCCCCGGAGCGTCTCCCGGTTCATGGCCAGGCGTTTCGGCACCGACGGCCCGCTCGCCCAGGACAAGCTCTTCATCAGCCGCAAGGGCGAGTCCACCGACGCGGCCGGCTCCATCCTCCGGGCGACTCGCGTGCTCCGCTCCGGCATGATCCTGTTCCTGGCAGGCGACGTGCGCTGGTCCGGGCAGATGACCGAGACCGCCAGCTTCCTGGGCCGCACGATGCGGTTCTCCACGACCTGGATCCTGCTGGCGGCGATGTCCGGGGCGCCCGTGGTCGTCGTGACCTGCCCGATCGGGCCGGACCGCCGCTACGACCTCGAGTTCCGGCCGGCGTTCCGCGTCCCGGCCGACGTCCAGAAGGCGGGCCGGATCCGCGAATGGGTGGAGCGGTTCCTCGCCATCGTCGAGGAGCAGATCCGCCTCCATCCGACGAACAGCAACGACTACCTGTTCTGGGAGGACGGCAAGGAGGATGCGAGCTGA
- a CDS encoding beta-ketoacyl-[acyl-carrier-protein] synthase family protein, translating into MRDASRERIYVVGLGASTCLGPDMDTTWRALVAGRSGIRRHESLGRDAYLQDVAGLVETLEPDGGTGDRNVARLSARFILLALKSAREAWADAGLMKEGSPASPAVDPGRVAIAVGSAFGGVDFLEAQQARMKRRNDLSVSPFLVPGLLINQAAGQVAQNLHLHGPSVAPSNACATGGHAIILGAMALRAGDADLALCGASESAFTPAIVNGFATMKALFQGKPGDRAEADPSQASRPFSVDRDGFVMSEGAAMLALATGSAVERLGLEPRAELLGYAMNTDGYHIAMPHQDRIVECLRLALAKAGLEPTAIDYYNAHGTSTALNDRVETASVKEVFGDHARKLPISSIKGALGHGLGAAAAIEAAVCVRALSERCIPPTINHRPDPELDLDYVPGESRPAELKIAASASFGFGGTNNVLILGRP; encoded by the coding sequence ATGCGGGACGCGTCGCGCGAGAGGATCTACGTCGTCGGCCTGGGAGCGTCGACGTGCCTGGGCCCCGACATGGACACGACCTGGCGGGCCCTCGTCGCCGGGCGATCGGGCATCCGCCGGCACGAGTCCCTCGGCCGGGACGCGTATCTCCAGGATGTGGCGGGCCTGGTGGAGACGCTCGAGCCCGACGGGGGCACCGGCGACCGCAACGTCGCCCGCCTCTCCGCGCGGTTCATCCTGCTCGCCCTGAAATCCGCCCGCGAGGCCTGGGCGGATGCCGGGCTCATGAAGGAGGGCTCTCCTGCATCGCCGGCCGTGGATCCGGGCCGCGTGGCGATCGCGGTCGGCTCCGCCTTCGGCGGCGTGGACTTCCTCGAGGCGCAGCAGGCCCGGATGAAGCGTCGGAACGACCTCTCGGTCAGCCCGTTCCTGGTCCCCGGGCTGCTGATCAACCAGGCCGCCGGCCAGGTCGCGCAGAACCTCCATCTGCACGGGCCGAGCGTGGCCCCGTCGAACGCCTGCGCGACCGGCGGCCACGCCATCATCCTCGGGGCGATGGCCCTCCGCGCCGGCGACGCGGACCTTGCGCTCTGCGGCGCCAGCGAGAGCGCCTTCACCCCCGCGATCGTCAACGGCTTCGCGACGATGAAGGCCCTCTTCCAGGGCAAGCCGGGCGACCGGGCCGAGGCCGACCCCTCCCAGGCGAGCCGACCGTTCAGCGTCGACCGCGACGGCTTCGTGATGTCCGAGGGGGCCGCGATGCTCGCCCTCGCGACTGGCTCCGCCGTCGAACGACTGGGGCTGGAGCCCCGCGCGGAGCTGCTCGGCTACGCGATGAACACCGACGGCTATCACATCGCCATGCCGCATCAGGACCGGATCGTCGAATGCCTCCGCCTGGCGCTGGCGAAGGCCGGCCTCGAGCCGACCGCCATCGACTACTACAACGCCCACGGCACCAGCACCGCGCTGAACGACCGGGTGGAGACGGCCTCCGTGAAGGAGGTCTTCGGCGACCATGCCCGCAAACTCCCGATCAGCTCCATCAAGGGGGCGCTCGGCCATGGCCTGGGAGCCGCCGCGGCCATCGAGGCCGCCGTGTGCGTCCGGGCCCTCTCGGAGCGGTGCATCCCGCCGACGATCAATCACCGGCCCGACCCGGAGCTCGACCTCGACTACGTGCCCGGCGAGTCCCGCCCGGCCGAGCTGAAGATCGCAGCGAGCGCCTCCTTCGGATTCGGCGGCACGAACAACGTGCTCATCCTCGGCCGCCCCTGA
- a CDS encoding fumarylacetoacetate hydrolase family protein codes for MRLIKFTQHEEPTPHAGLLDGDRVIRLATGDRALSQILEADDVPATVEALAAKADPALPVDSVQLLAPIDRQEVWGAGVTYERSKVAREEESEKGATFYDMVYRADRPELFLKATPSRVAGPGRPIRVREDSSWTVPEPELALVISPSLRLVGYTLGNDVSARDIEGENPLYLPQAKVYDACCGLGPTIALASSLPDIRNAQMDLEIDRGGRVAWAGSTPISRMVRSFEDLIGWLGRDNRFPDGVFLLTGTGIVPPDDFSLRPGDVVRITVEGIGTLANPAVQGAPS; via the coding sequence ATGCGCCTGATCAAGTTCACCCAGCACGAAGAGCCCACCCCGCACGCGGGCCTGCTTGATGGCGACCGGGTCATCCGGCTCGCGACGGGAGACCGGGCCCTCTCGCAGATCCTGGAGGCCGACGACGTGCCCGCGACCGTCGAGGCGCTCGCCGCGAAGGCCGATCCGGCGCTCCCGGTCGACTCGGTGCAGTTGCTGGCCCCGATCGATCGGCAGGAGGTCTGGGGGGCGGGCGTGACCTACGAGCGGAGCAAGGTGGCGCGGGAGGAGGAGTCGGAGAAGGGCGCCACGTTCTACGACATGGTCTACCGGGCGGACAGGCCCGAGCTGTTCCTGAAGGCCACGCCCTCCCGCGTCGCCGGGCCCGGCCGGCCGATCCGCGTCCGCGAGGACTCGAGTTGGACCGTGCCCGAGCCGGAGCTCGCCCTGGTCATCTCGCCGTCGCTGCGACTGGTCGGATACACGCTCGGCAACGACGTCAGCGCCCGCGACATCGAGGGGGAGAACCCGCTGTATCTGCCCCAGGCGAAGGTCTACGACGCCTGCTGCGGGCTGGGGCCGACCATCGCCCTCGCGTCGAGCCTCCCGGACATCCGGAATGCGCAGATGGACCTGGAGATCGATCGCGGCGGCCGGGTCGCCTGGGCCGGTTCCACGCCGATCTCGCGGATGGTGCGCAGCTTCGAGGACCTGATCGGGTGGCTCGGCCGCGACAACCGCTTCCCGGACGGCGTCTTCCTCCTCACGGGGACGGGGATCGTCCCCCCCGACGACTTCAGCCTCCGGCCGGGCGACGTGGTCAGGATCACGGTCGAGGGGATCGGAACCCTCGCGAACCCGGCGGTGCAGGGGGCCCCGAGCTGA
- a CDS encoding phosphopantetheine-binding protein, producing the protein MLDTMQAVAAQGELFTAVVDLIHTASAKSRTQVIAPGSLLLEELSLDSLDLVRIIMLIEDRYQVSIDLDEVPKLKRVEDLTATLARELRAAA; encoded by the coding sequence ATGCTCGATACGATGCAGGCCGTCGCAGCCCAGGGCGAGCTCTTCACCGCGGTCGTGGACCTCATCCATACCGCCTCCGCCAAGTCGCGCACCCAGGTCATCGCGCCGGGGTCGCTCCTGCTGGAGGAGCTGTCGCTGGACTCCCTGGATCTCGTGCGGATCATCATGCTGATCGAGGATCGCTACCAGGTCTCCATCGACCTGGACGAGGTGCCCAAGCTGAAGCGGGTGGAGGACTTGACCGCCACGCTCGCCCGCGAGCTGAGGGCCGCCGCCTGA
- a CDS encoding lysophospholipid acyltransferase family protein — MLRLVYEAAAADCQRPRPLPLGLAMNTANLVLALAVLVFSPAVFLPDRPRRPASSAPRPEIRGPIRLLHWLMIGYCCLLHRLRSNLPSPLPETGPAILIANHTCGIDHMLLQAASNRILGFMIAREYYEWPKIHWFCKLVRCIPVNRDGRDIHATRAAIRALEAGRVVPIFPEGRVTAASGRVLGPMRPGTAYIAVRTGVPVIPAYLRGTPETDQIGESLVTPSRSEVRFGPPLDLSDFRPEQAGDKDVQAEVSRRFLRAFLDLAGEDVTLKAAPAPAEPAVAG; from the coding sequence ATGCTTCGATTGGTGTATGAGGCCGCGGCGGCGGACTGCCAGCGGCCTCGCCCCCTTCCCCTCGGCCTCGCCATGAACACCGCGAACCTGGTCCTCGCGCTCGCCGTGCTCGTCTTCTCGCCGGCCGTCTTCCTTCCGGATCGCCCCCGCCGTCCCGCCTCGTCCGCACCCCGGCCGGAGATCCGCGGGCCGATCCGGCTGCTCCACTGGCTGATGATCGGCTACTGCTGCCTGCTGCACCGCCTGCGGTCCAACCTCCCTTCGCCGCTGCCGGAGACCGGCCCCGCGATCCTCATCGCCAACCACACGTGCGGCATCGACCACATGTTGCTCCAGGCGGCGAGCAACCGCATCCTCGGCTTCATGATCGCCCGCGAATACTACGAGTGGCCGAAGATCCACTGGTTCTGCAAGCTCGTGCGCTGCATCCCCGTGAATCGCGATGGGCGGGACATCCACGCCACCCGCGCCGCGATCCGGGCCCTCGAGGCGGGCCGGGTGGTCCCGATCTTCCCCGAAGGCCGCGTGACCGCCGCCTCCGGACGAGTGCTCGGGCCGATGCGACCGGGGACGGCCTACATCGCCGTCCGCACGGGCGTGCCGGTGATCCCCGCGTATCTTCGCGGCACCCCCGAGACCGACCAGATCGGGGAATCGCTGGTGACGCCATCGAGGTCCGAGGTCCGCTTCGGCCCGCCGCTCGACCTCTCGGACTTCCGTCCCGAGCAGGCCGGCGACAAGGACGTCCAGGCGGAGGTATCCCGCCGCTTCCTGCGCGCCTTCCTGGACCTCGCGGGCGAGGACGTCACGCTGAAGGCCGCGCCCGCTCCCGCGGAGCCGGCCGTGGCAGGCTGA
- a CDS encoding phosphotransferase, with product MADPRIADILEQYAAPLQPRGEVLALGNAGGLSGSAFWRYQSEVGELAFRAWPAGVQPARLGTIHRWSAEAARRSGLPLPVPFADRSGWTFRHGDGRLWELTPWLPGEPDLDRPPSVQHVRAAFEALGRFHASLEHLGQQGASPALASRLAELGHLERSGFEELASVLDASRPDSVAEAGLRWLRLARALVARILPSLRLSSALPVRLQPCLRDARPDHFLFQGDRLSGLIDLGGMDLECVSADVARLCGDWLGERPGLRAEALASHAAGRRRPLDEPESRLMPAFEASADVLIAGHWLRWHFLEGRRFDESVAVAQGVARGLQRAIGLAGRLGLSPLIEWARPLEQPPG from the coding sequence ATGGCGGATCCCCGGATCGCGGACATCCTGGAGCAATACGCCGCCCCCCTGCAGCCCCGGGGGGAAGTCCTGGCGCTCGGCAACGCGGGAGGGCTGAGCGGCTCCGCCTTCTGGCGGTATCAATCGGAGGTCGGCGAGCTCGCGTTCCGCGCGTGGCCGGCGGGGGTCCAGCCCGCCCGGCTCGGCACGATCCACCGCTGGTCGGCGGAGGCCGCTCGGCGATCGGGGCTCCCGCTCCCCGTGCCCTTCGCCGACCGGTCGGGCTGGACGTTCCGACATGGCGACGGACGACTCTGGGAGCTCACGCCCTGGCTTCCGGGCGAGCCCGACCTCGATCGTCCGCCGTCGGTGCAGCACGTCCGGGCCGCGTTCGAGGCCCTGGGGCGCTTCCACGCCTCGCTCGAGCATCTCGGTCAGCAAGGGGCCAGCCCAGCGCTCGCCTCGAGGCTGGCCGAGCTCGGCCATCTGGAGCGGTCCGGATTCGAGGAACTCGCCTCCGTGCTCGACGCATCGCGCCCCGATTCGGTGGCGGAGGCGGGCCTGAGGTGGCTGAGACTCGCCCGCGCCCTGGTGGCGCGAATCCTGCCCTCATTGCGGCTGTCGTCGGCATTGCCGGTGCGCCTCCAGCCCTGCCTGAGGGACGCCCGGCCCGACCATTTCCTGTTCCAGGGCGATCGGCTGTCGGGCCTCATCGACCTCGGCGGGATGGACCTCGAATGCGTCTCGGCGGATGTCGCCAGGCTCTGCGGCGATTGGCTCGGCGAACGGCCCGGGCTGCGGGCGGAGGCCCTGGCGTCGCATGCCGCCGGTCGGCGGCGGCCGCTCGATGAACCCGAATCCCGACTCATGCCCGCGTTCGAGGCCTCCGCGGACGTGCTCATCGCCGGACACTGGCTACGCTGGCATTTCCTCGAAGGTCGCCGCTTCGATGAGTCTGTTGCCGTGGCGCAGGGCGTGGCCCGAGGACTTCAGCGAGCGATCGGCCTTGCGGGACGTCTGGGGCTGTCCCCCTTAATCGAGTGGGCTCGCCCGCTGGAGCAACCGCCTGGCTAA
- a CDS encoding DUF1559 domain-containing protein encodes MPPRARIQRGFTLIELLVVIAIIAVLIALLLPAVQAAREAARRIQCVNNLKQIGLALHNYHESRGALPGADMVFNVTELSALTMLLPMMEQTNVYNSINFSFNYQDPNNTTAMYTAVSQFICPSDQSPPLPALGAQTNYMADMGSGIVWQAPIGPNVGMPMPNGVFHGDVSNKFSAITDGLSNTAFFSERILADGNNAIVSPIADVFFSPLAPTDVETAYQMCQAVNINDLNNQFPLFMGAPWLCGQHIFTHASTPNSRSCGFFVALRAVMPPSSYHPGGVNVLFGDGSVKYIKNNIDRQVWRALGTIAGGEVVSADSY; translated from the coding sequence ATGCCGCCCCGTGCGCGAATCCAAAGAGGTTTCACGCTGATCGAGCTCCTGGTCGTTATCGCCATCATCGCCGTCCTGATCGCCCTGCTGCTCCCGGCCGTGCAGGCGGCGCGGGAGGCGGCCCGCCGGATCCAGTGCGTGAACAACCTGAAGCAGATCGGCCTGGCGTTGCACAACTATCACGAGTCCCGCGGGGCGCTGCCCGGCGCGGACATGGTGTTCAATGTCACCGAGCTGTCTGCCCTGACCATGCTCCTGCCGATGATGGAGCAGACGAACGTCTACAACTCGATCAACTTCTCCTTCAACTACCAGGATCCGAACAATACGACGGCCATGTACACCGCCGTCAGCCAGTTCATCTGCCCGTCCGACCAGAGCCCTCCGCTCCCGGCCCTGGGGGCGCAGACGAACTACATGGCGGACATGGGCAGCGGCATCGTCTGGCAAGCGCCCATCGGCCCCAACGTCGGGATGCCCATGCCCAACGGCGTCTTCCACGGCGACGTGTCGAACAAGTTCTCGGCGATCACCGACGGGCTGTCCAACACCGCCTTCTTCAGCGAGCGAATCCTGGCCGATGGAAACAACGCGATCGTCAGCCCGATCGCCGACGTCTTCTTCTCGCCGCTGGCCCCGACGGACGTCGAGACGGCCTACCAGATGTGCCAGGCGGTGAACATCAACGACCTGAACAATCAGTTCCCCCTGTTCATGGGCGCCCCGTGGCTTTGCGGCCAGCACATCTTCACCCACGCCTCCACGCCGAATTCGCGATCGTGCGGTTTCTTCGTCGCGCTGCGAGCGGTCATGCCGCCCAGCAGCTACCACCCGGGCGGCGTGAACGTGCTCTTCGGCGACGGCTCGGTGAAGTACATCAAGAACAACATCGACCGGCAGGTCTGGCGGGCCCTCGGCACGATCGCCGGCGGCGAGGTCGTCAGCGCGGACAGCTACTGA